The proteins below are encoded in one region of Mauremys reevesii isolate NIE-2019 linkage group 15, ASM1616193v1, whole genome shotgun sequence:
- the LOC120383534 gene encoding olfactory receptor 12-like — protein MAPVREWNRTAVMEFILLGFGNGPGCQMIPSVLFVVIYTVTVLGNTILVFIIRVSSRLHTPMYFFLMNLSLLDLCFTSTIAPKAMASFLSGSKAISYNGCATQFFLFGLFLTTEGFLLAAMAYDRYIAICNPLLYPITMSKWVCIQMVVGSYICGCVNAMVQTGFTFTLHYCGHNEIDHFFCDGPPLISLSCSDTYLNNLVMFTLSGLIIASTALIVLISYIYIISTVLRIRSAEGRHRAFSTCTSHMLVVTLFYGTTAFMYTQPTWLSSLYPRKAVSVFYTFVIPMLNPFIYSLRNKDVKEALRRTMGHKSLTK, from the coding sequence ATGGCGCCAGTGAGAGAGTGGAACCGCACAGCAGTCATGGAATTCATCCTGCTAGGGTTTGGAAACGGTCCAGGATGCCAGATGATCCCCTCCGTCTTGTTTGTGGTGATTTACACAGTAACCGTGCTGGGAAACACCATCCTGGTCTTCATCATTAGAGTCAGCTCTcgccttcacacccccatgtacttcttcctcatGAACTTGTCACTCTTAGACCTCTGCTTCACTTCCACCATCGCCCCCAAAGCCATGGCAAGCTTCCTATCAGggagcaaagccatttcctataACGGATGTGCCACCCAATTCTTCCTCTTCGGTCTCTTCCTCACCACCGAAGGGTTCCTCCTGGCAGCGATGGCATATGATCGATACATCGCTATCTGCAACCCGCTCCTGTATCCCATCACCATGTCCAAGTGGGTTTGCATTCAGATGGTGGTAGGGTCATATATCTGTGGCTGTGTGAATGCCATGGTGCAAACAGGCTTCACCTTTACGCTGCACTATTGTGGGCATAACGAGATTGATCATTTCTTCTGTGATGGCCCTCCCTTGATCAGTCTCTCCTGCAGTGATACGTACCTTAATAATCTTGTGATGTTTACCTTAAGTGGCCTCATCATAGCGAGCACTGCCCTGATTGTGCTCATCTCCTACATCTACATCATCTCCACCGTCCTCCGGATTCGCTCTGCTGAGGGCAGACAcagagccttctccacctgcacctcCCACATGTTGGTTGTGACTTTATTTTATGGGACCACTGCTTTCATGTACACCCAGCCCACTTGGTTATCTTCTCTTTACCCAAGGAAAGCAGTATCTGTGTTTTACACCTTTGTCATCCCCATGTTGAATCCCTTCATCTACAGCCTTAGGAACAAGGACGTTAAAGAAGCTTTGAGAAGGACTATGGGCCACAAATCCTTGACAAAATGA